The following are encoded together in the Culex pipiens pallens isolate TS chromosome 1, TS_CPP_V2, whole genome shotgun sequence genome:
- the LOC120419889 gene encoding ras-GEF domain-containing family member 1B-like isoform X2 produces MFTISPLEHRGDPRAMDDEILKTVESMLGTNIQVVDCEKTQTIREEEVLLINGVPVTLEGSDGNAIKKALIAGEIPSCEMLNQLLFRAGVLRQPVQLETSLSVKTSTVTTEDITIARNGRILDERSCETKENNYYTSTSSEIWEPVARLKKKKQQFINASTVDDMLSNKLRDELYLVAANESSCENVPSQPTRQNSTCTESSTSSESNYSSSRPVSNVSNASYDNFVCQITPTQPRKTNLKSTSSTKLSPNKQSVSCDSGNDEVTLTSVYSSGIGGGGGVGHEYYPFNDISKTNTTNSMQTDSSFGCEFSPPTSFHGDEPDFAAVIVRNDAPQKKCNRTTLLIRSRPQRHVRTNDASTNSTDDPSLNDENCLVYRDGNLISGTLETLIKHMVPTDEYYPDQSYLFAFLLSTRLFIKPHELLQQVCDICHHQQQLGVYLSNNNNNGVVNQQKAQSLSQFACNFVQLLSEWIETFPYDFRDERVMQHVRLMTQKCINIDSKLRTEVSTLLQNLLQRLKTLEKYEEFLDKINVEGSKECDIKSGGGRADSRSSSNSFHQSTEKSSSSIHHHTSSSTSSVNSISSISSTLSTPDITDLCPSPSVLAHQLTHIELERLSYIGPEEFVQAFAKENPNVDTSIKDMKKTRNLESYVQWFNRLSYIVATEICKHSKKKQRARVIEYWIETARESFNIGNFNTLMAIIAGLNMSPIARLKKTWAKIQSAKFSILEHQMDPTSNFSSYRSTLKAAMWRSEGATDERQRIVIPFFSLLVKDLYFLNEGCSNKLPNGHINFEKFWQLAKQVNEFIGWKQVSCPYEKNPKIIMFLQTNSILNENTLAMASFDCEPPENSAEKDRYKSLKHEHYNN; encoded by the exons ATGTTCACCATTTCTCCTTTAGAGCACCGCGGCGACCCAAGAGCTATGGACGATGAAATCCTCAAAACAGTAGAATCTATGCTGGGCACCAACATCCAGGTGGTGGATTGCGAAAAGACTCAAACGATTCGCGAGGAGGAAGTGCTGCTCATCAATGGCGTTCCGGTCACCCTAGAGGGCTCCGATGGCAACGCCATCAAAAAGGCCCTAATCGCTGGCGAAATTCCCTCGTGCGAAATGCTCAATCAGCTGCTGTTTCGAGCAGGAGTATTGCGCCAACCGGTACAGCTTGAAACTTCGCTCAGCGTGAAAACGAGTACCGTGACAACCGAGGACATTACGATCGCTCGCAATGGCCGGATATTGGACGAACGGTCGTGTGAGACAAAAGAGAACAACTATTACACGAGCACTTCCAGTGAAATCTGGGAGCCTGTGGCCCGGTTGAAAAAGAAGAAGCAACAATTTATCAACGCCAGCACCGTGGACGATATGCTCTCGAATAAGCTCAGAGACGAACTGTACTTAGTAGCTGCTAATGAATCTTCCTGTGAAAACGTTCCATCCCAGCCAACGCGCCAAAACTCAACCTGCACCGAATCTTCCACCTCATCCGAATCCAACTATTCATCCTCGAGGCCCGTCAGCAACGTCTCGAACGCTTCGTACGACAACTTTGTCTGCCAGATTACGCCCACCCAGCCGCGTAAGACTAACCTAAAGTCCACGTCGTCTACAAAACTGTCGCCAAACAAGCAGAGTGTGAGCTGCGATTCCGGAAACGACGAGGTCACTCTCACTTCCGTCTACAGCAGCGGAATCGGCGGCGGAGGCGGAGTAGGCCATGAGTACTATCCCTTTAACGACATCTCCAAGACCAACACCACCAACTCCATGCAGACGGACTCGTCGTTTGGGTGCGAATTCTCACCGCCTACTTCATTTCACGGCGATGAACCTGACTTTGCCGCTGTCATCGTTCGGAATGATGCGCCGCAGAAAAAGTGCAACCGCACGACGCTGCTGATTCGCAGTAGGCCACAGCGACACGTCCGAACG AATGACGCCAGCACAAACAGCACGGACGATCCAAGTCTCAACGACGAGAAT TGTCTGGTGTATCGGGACGGAAATTTGATTTCGGGCACGTTGGAGACGCTCATCAAACACATGGTTCCGACGGACGAGTACTACCCGGACCAGTCGTACCTGTTTGCGTTTCTGCTAAGCACGCGACTGTTCATAAAGCCGCACGAACTGCTGCAGCAAGTGTGCGATATCtgccaccaccagcagcagctggGCGTGTATCTCagcaataataacaacaacggAGTCGTGAATCAG CAAAAAGCACAAAGTCTGAGCCAATTTGCGTGCAACTTTGTCCAGCTACTCTCCGAGTGGATCGAGACATTTCCGTACGATTTTCGTGATGAACGCGTAATGCAACACGTGCGCCTAATGACGCAGAAGTGCATCAACATCGACAGCAAGCTTCGCACGGAAGTTTCAACCCTGCTGCAGAATCTACTACAAAGGCTCAAAACCCTAGAAAAGTACGAGGAATTTCTGGACAAAATCAACGTCGAAGGTTCGAAGGAATGTGATATAAAGTCCGGTGGGGGTCGGGCGGACTCCCGGAGCAGCAGCAACAGTTTCCATCAATCCACGGAAAAGTCATCCTCGTCGATTCACCACCACACTTCCTCGTCGACCTCGTCGGTCAACAGCATTTCATCGATAAGCTCAACCCTATCGACGCCGGACATTACGGACCTGTGTCCGAGTCCGTCCGTGTTGGCGCACCAGCTGACGCACATCGAGCTGGAACGGCTGTCGTACATCGGGCCGGAGGAGTTTGTACAAGCGTTCGCCAAAGAAAACCCCAACGTGGACACGTCCATCAAGGACATGAAGAAGACGCGCAATCTCGAGTCGTACGTGCAGTGGTTCAACCGGCTGTCGTACATTGTCGCGACGGAAATCTGCAAACACTCGAAGAAGAAGCAGCGCGCGCGCGTCATCGAGTACTGGATCGAGACGGCGCGGGAATCGTTCAACATTGGGAACTTTAACACGCTGATGGCCATCATCGCTGGGCTAAACATGTCGCCGATCGCGCGGCTCAAGAAAACG TGGGCGAAAATCCAGTCGGCAAAGTTTTCGATTCTCGAGCACCAGATGGATCCGACGAGCAATTTCAGCAGCTACCGGTCAACGTTGAAGGCGGCCATGTGGCGCTCGGAAGGGGCCACGGACGAGCGCCAGCGGATTGTCATTCCATTCTTCAGCTTACTAGTCAAGGATTTGTACTTTCTCAACGAGGGATGCTCCAATAA ACTTCCAAACGGccatataaactttgaaaagttcTGGCAACTGGCTAAGCAGGTCAACGAGTTTATTGGCTGGAAGCAGGTGTCGTGTCCGTACGAGAAGAACCCCAAGATCATCATGTTCCTACAGACCAACAGTATTTTGAACGAGAACACACTCGCGATGGCTTCGTTCGACTGTGAACCACCGGAAAACAGCGCCGAAAAGGACCGCTACAAATCGCTAAAGCACGAACATTACAACAACTAA
- the LOC120419891 gene encoding uncharacterized protein LOC120419891, with the protein MERKAVRAMSYRPFQMLLQMLLLAKDNIVIIFYLNLLFLDPEFKTIIDSHCPTISPTLILAGEIHSTEQMNQHVVAPPKQSRCFRSSCVAGQKQELLWTIDPRKHYKTLHINERFVNCYKMNNLNTPTASKKTPFHRLGLTRSLKKPETESPNTSTPSKVAPSTSEPITPRPRPIKGMRSPNEDDDSDTEMVTIPALLSSSSMQEEVPVSSPITPATSSAGRRMSTAKRTRLSLSQSWKEKIVRKKELNIKRRKILQEVEHSSDSEMPVETVVELPVLETKEATDAKISSTKQKIAEIEATITVWQQGCVQALNDLQQLQGVESMESLLAMLQIPHDLVDFDSENQEFLDPD; encoded by the exons ATGgaacgaaaggccgtaagagcaatgtcataccgcccctttcaaatgttgctccagatgttactgcttgcaaaagacaatatcgtgattattttttatttaaatttactatttctggaccctgaattcaaaaCCATCATTGATAGTCATTGCCCCACCATCTCACCGACCTTAATATTGGCCGGAGAAATTCACTCGACTGAACAAATGAACCAGCACGTGGTGGCTCCACCAAAACAAAGCCGGTGCTTCCGTTCCAGTTGTGTTGCAGGTCAAAAACAGGAGTTGTTGTGGACGATTGATCCAAGAAAACATTATAAAACATTACATATAAATGAAAGGTTCGTTAATTGTTATAAGATGAACAATTTAAATACGCCAACGGCTTCGAAGAAGACACCATTCCATAGGCTGGGATTAACACGGTCCTTGAAGAAACCCGAAACG GAATCACCCAACACATCTACTCCCAGCAAAGTGGCTCCATCTACGTCAGAACCGATAACGCCGCGTCCTCGACCCATCAAGGGTATGCGCTCACCCAATGAGGACGACGATAGTGATACGGAAATGGTAACGATTCCTGCGCTACTATCATCAAGTAGTATGCAGGAGGAAGTCCCGGTCAGCAGTCCCATCACACCAGCCACGTCGTCTGCCGGACGACGAATGTCCACCGCTAAGAGAACTCGACTCTCTTTGAGCCAAAGTTGGAAGGAGAAAATCGTCCGCAAAAAGGAGCTTAATATAAAGCGCAGGAAAATTTTGCAAGAAGTCGAACACAGCTCGGATAGCGAAATGCCGGTTGAAACCGTGGTTGAGTTACCGGTTTTGGAAACTAAAGAGGCCACTGATGCGAAAATCTCTTCAACAAAGCAGAAAATCGCAGAAATTGAAGCAACAATCACCGTGTGGCAGCAGGGATGCGTTCAAGCGTTGAACGATCTACAGCAGCTGCAAGGAGTAGAAAGTATGGAGTCCTTGCTGGCAATGCTTCAGATTCCCCACGATCTGGTTGACTTTGACAGTGAGAATCAGGAGTTCCTCGATCCAGATTAA
- the LOC120419895 gene encoding uncharacterized protein LOC120419895 — MKKVGEFRRFPNKMENDNPEQQDEVKVFESSFQRITEGVVQNGFADGVADGRETLYQQDFDRGYKEGFAMAFTLGCHKGYATGTQQHGTTVCTDLILKQEASRAHCQLCTDKTLEERMSLDKIIAVQQKHNAGVKEKLAERYGLSS; from the exons ATGAAAAAAGTTGGTGAATTTCGGAGATTTCCGAATAAAATGGAAAACGACAACCCAGAACAGCAAGACGAGgtcaaagtttttgaaagtAGTTTTCAAAGGATTACAGAAGGCGTTGTGCAG AACGGTTTCGCCGACGGTGTAGCGGACGGTCGGGAAACTCTCTACCAGCAGGACTTTGACCGCGGCTACAAGGAAGGATTCGCGATGGCCTTCACGCTGGGCTGCCACAAAGGATACGCCACGGGGACGCAGCAACACGGCACGACCGTTTGCACCGATTTGATCCTGAAGCAGGAAGCTTCCCGTGCCCATTGTCAGCTGTGCACGGATAAGACGCTGGAGGAGCGGATGTCGTTGGATAAGATCATTGCAGTTCAGCAGAAGCATAACGCCGGTGTGAAGGAGAAACTGGCCGAGCGGTACGGACTTTCAAGTTGA
- the LOC128092399 gene encoding uncharacterized protein LOC128092399, translated as MGLDKLKARQHSLIVKVWDTEQIPVHWKQGIICSVNKKGNQLEYHNQSPVSASKELCKAAPYRFLGGEIDDDQSSKKCREYLHTSSSISKLRTTPLIPLY; from the exons ATGGGCCTGGATAAGCTGAAGGCCCGTCAGCACAGCCTAATAGTCAAGGTTTGGGACACAGAACAAATACCGGTGCATTGGAAACAGGGAATCATATGCTCGGTCAACAAGAAGGGGAACCAGTTGGAAT ATCATAATCAATCGCCTGTCAGCGCGAGCAAAGAATTATGTAAGGCTGCACCTTATCGGTTTCTTGGAGGAgagatcgacgacgaccaatcCTCCAAAAAATGCCGCGAGTATCTGCACACctcttcatcaatttcaaagcTGCGTACGACTCCATTAATTCCATTGTATTAA
- the LOC120419889 gene encoding ras-GEF domain-containing family member 1B-like isoform X3 — MDDEILKTVESMLGTNIQVVDCEKTQTIREEEVLLINGVPVTLEGSDGNAIKKALIAGEIPSCEMLNQLLFRAGVLRQPVQLETSLSVKTSTVTTEDITIARNGRILDERSCETKENNYYTSTSSEIWEPVARLKKKKQQFINASTVDDMLSNKLRDELYLVAANESSCENVPSQPTRQNSTCTESSTSSESNYSSSRPVSNVSNASYDNFVCQITPTQPRKTNLKSTSSTKLSPNKQSVSCDSGNDEVTLTSVYSSGIGGGGGVGHEYYPFNDISKTNTTNSMQTDSSFGCEFSPPTSFHGDEPDFAAVIVRNDAPQKKCNRTTLLIRSRPQRHVRTNDASTNSTDDPSLNDENCLVYRDGNLISGTLETLIKHMVPTDEYYPDQSYLFAFLLSTRLFIKPHELLQQVCDICHHQQQLGVYLSNNNNNGVVNQQKAQSLSQFACNFVQLLSEWIETFPYDFRDERVMQHVRLMTQKCINIDSKLRTEVSTLLQNLLQRLKTLEKYEEFLDKINVEGSKECDIKSGGGRADSRSSSNSFHQSTEKSSSSIHHHTSSSTSSVNSISSISSTLSTPDITDLCPSPSVLAHQLTHIELERLSYIGPEEFVQAFAKENPNVDTSIKDMKKTRNLESYVQWFNRLSYIVATEICKHSKKKQRARVIEYWIETARESFNIGNFNTLMAIIAGLNMSPIARLKKTWAKIQSAKFSILEHQMDPTSNFSSYRSTLKAAMWRSEGATDERQRIVIPFFSLLVKDLYFLNEGCSNKLPNGHINFEKFWQLAKQVNEFIGWKQVSCPYEKNPKIIMFLQTNSILNENTLAMASFDCEPPENSAEKDRYKSLKHEHYNN; from the exons ATGGACGATGAAATCCTCAAAACAGTAGAATCTATGCTGGGCACCAACATCCAGGTGGTGGATTGCGAAAAGACTCAAACGATTCGCGAGGAGGAAGTGCTGCTCATCAATGGCGTTCCGGTCACCCTAGAGGGCTCCGATGGCAACGCCATCAAAAAGGCCCTAATCGCTGGCGAAATTCCCTCGTGCGAAATGCTCAATCAGCTGCTGTTTCGAGCAGGAGTATTGCGCCAACCGGTACAGCTTGAAACTTCGCTCAGCGTGAAAACGAGTACCGTGACAACCGAGGACATTACGATCGCTCGCAATGGCCGGATATTGGACGAACGGTCGTGTGAGACAAAAGAGAACAACTATTACACGAGCACTTCCAGTGAAATCTGGGAGCCTGTGGCCCGGTTGAAAAAGAAGAAGCAACAATTTATCAACGCCAGCACCGTGGACGATATGCTCTCGAATAAGCTCAGAGACGAACTGTACTTAGTAGCTGCTAATGAATCTTCCTGTGAAAACGTTCCATCCCAGCCAACGCGCCAAAACTCAACCTGCACCGAATCTTCCACCTCATCCGAATCCAACTATTCATCCTCGAGGCCCGTCAGCAACGTCTCGAACGCTTCGTACGACAACTTTGTCTGCCAGATTACGCCCACCCAGCCGCGTAAGACTAACCTAAAGTCCACGTCGTCTACAAAACTGTCGCCAAACAAGCAGAGTGTGAGCTGCGATTCCGGAAACGACGAGGTCACTCTCACTTCCGTCTACAGCAGCGGAATCGGCGGCGGAGGCGGAGTAGGCCATGAGTACTATCCCTTTAACGACATCTCCAAGACCAACACCACCAACTCCATGCAGACGGACTCGTCGTTTGGGTGCGAATTCTCACCGCCTACTTCATTTCACGGCGATGAACCTGACTTTGCCGCTGTCATCGTTCGGAATGATGCGCCGCAGAAAAAGTGCAACCGCACGACGCTGCTGATTCGCAGTAGGCCACAGCGACACGTCCGAACG AATGACGCCAGCACAAACAGCACGGACGATCCAAGTCTCAACGACGAGAAT TGTCTGGTGTATCGGGACGGAAATTTGATTTCGGGCACGTTGGAGACGCTCATCAAACACATGGTTCCGACGGACGAGTACTACCCGGACCAGTCGTACCTGTTTGCGTTTCTGCTAAGCACGCGACTGTTCATAAAGCCGCACGAACTGCTGCAGCAAGTGTGCGATATCtgccaccaccagcagcagctggGCGTGTATCTCagcaataataacaacaacggAGTCGTGAATCAG CAAAAAGCACAAAGTCTGAGCCAATTTGCGTGCAACTTTGTCCAGCTACTCTCCGAGTGGATCGAGACATTTCCGTACGATTTTCGTGATGAACGCGTAATGCAACACGTGCGCCTAATGACGCAGAAGTGCATCAACATCGACAGCAAGCTTCGCACGGAAGTTTCAACCCTGCTGCAGAATCTACTACAAAGGCTCAAAACCCTAGAAAAGTACGAGGAATTTCTGGACAAAATCAACGTCGAAGGTTCGAAGGAATGTGATATAAAGTCCGGTGGGGGTCGGGCGGACTCCCGGAGCAGCAGCAACAGTTTCCATCAATCCACGGAAAAGTCATCCTCGTCGATTCACCACCACACTTCCTCGTCGACCTCGTCGGTCAACAGCATTTCATCGATAAGCTCAACCCTATCGACGCCGGACATTACGGACCTGTGTCCGAGTCCGTCCGTGTTGGCGCACCAGCTGACGCACATCGAGCTGGAACGGCTGTCGTACATCGGGCCGGAGGAGTTTGTACAAGCGTTCGCCAAAGAAAACCCCAACGTGGACACGTCCATCAAGGACATGAAGAAGACGCGCAATCTCGAGTCGTACGTGCAGTGGTTCAACCGGCTGTCGTACATTGTCGCGACGGAAATCTGCAAACACTCGAAGAAGAAGCAGCGCGCGCGCGTCATCGAGTACTGGATCGAGACGGCGCGGGAATCGTTCAACATTGGGAACTTTAACACGCTGATGGCCATCATCGCTGGGCTAAACATGTCGCCGATCGCGCGGCTCAAGAAAACG TGGGCGAAAATCCAGTCGGCAAAGTTTTCGATTCTCGAGCACCAGATGGATCCGACGAGCAATTTCAGCAGCTACCGGTCAACGTTGAAGGCGGCCATGTGGCGCTCGGAAGGGGCCACGGACGAGCGCCAGCGGATTGTCATTCCATTCTTCAGCTTACTAGTCAAGGATTTGTACTTTCTCAACGAGGGATGCTCCAATAA ACTTCCAAACGGccatataaactttgaaaagttcTGGCAACTGGCTAAGCAGGTCAACGAGTTTATTGGCTGGAAGCAGGTGTCGTGTCCGTACGAGAAGAACCCCAAGATCATCATGTTCCTACAGACCAACAGTATTTTGAACGAGAACACACTCGCGATGGCTTCGTTCGACTGTGAACCACCGGAAAACAGCGCCGAAAAGGACCGCTACAAATCGCTAAAGCACGAACATTACAACAACTAA